In the Puniceicoccaceae bacterium genome, one interval contains:
- the rplT gene encoding 50S ribosomal protein L20 yields the protein MPKTRNAPASRARRRKVLNKAKGYWGNKSRLYRYAKDAVERAEKFAYRDRRKKKSEFRQLWIVRINAAVRPHGINYSRFVKGISLAGIELDRKQLSEIAVNDPVAFEKLIDTSKKALEKQAA from the coding sequence ATGCCTAAAACTAGAAATGCACCCGCTTCCCGCGCAAGACGGCGCAAGGTCCTGAATAAAGCCAAAGGATACTGGGGAAATAAGTCACGCCTTTACCGCTACGCCAAAGACGCCGTTGAACGCGCCGAAAAATTTGCCTACCGGGATCGCCGCAAAAAGAAGAGCGAATTTCGTCAGCTCTGGATCGTGCGCATCAACGCTGCAGTGCGCCCCCACGGCATCAACTACAGCCGCTTTGTAAAGGGTATTTCGCTTGCTGGCATCGAACTCGACCGCAAGCAGCTTTCCGAGATTGCAGTCAATGATCCGGTTGCATTTGAAAAGCTCATCGATACGTCCAAAAAAGCGCTGGAGAAGCAGGCAGCCTGA
- the rpmI gene encoding 50S ribosomal protein L35 gives MQKTKKSIAKRFKVTGSGKLMRRKPGHRHLLRNKTKKQRNSMGKDHEVSKGFTAMLKKAILD, from the coding sequence ATGCAAAAGACAAAGAAATCCATCGCGAAGCGTTTCAAGGTGACCGGAAGTGGCAAGCTCATGCGCCGCAAGCCCGGCCATCGTCACTTGCTGCGCAACAAGACGAAGAAACAGCGCAACTCCATGGGCAAGGACCACGAGGTATCCAAGGGCTTCACTGCCATGCTCAAGAAGGCAATCCTGGACTGA